One segment of Micromonospora parathelypteridis DNA contains the following:
- a CDS encoding MDR family MFS transporter, translated as MSAPTTTAGTEPMNHRQTLEALSGLLLVLFVAMLSSTVVSTALPKIIGALNGSQNQYTWVVTATLLTATATTPIWGKLADLFNKKILIQVAIVIFLLGSVIAGFSQSGGQLIAARAFQGIGVGGLQALVQVAIAAMIPPRERGRYNGYLGGVMAVATVGGPLLGGLIVDTSWLGWRWCFFVGVPVAVIALILLQATLHLPTVRRENVKIDYLGATLIAAGVSLLLIWISFVGGSFAWASWQTAAMVGGTIVLLALAVWVESRAAEPVVPLGIVREHTTALAILGSLAVGMAMFGGAVFLGQYFQIGRGFSPTEAGLLTIPMMAGVLGSSIVAGRLITRSGKIKPYIVAGSITLVAGFALLGTIDHQTSLVLVGVAMFIVGTGVGMTMQNLVLAVQNTVALKDIGAASSSVAFFRSLGGTIGVSVLGAVLARRVADQITHDLAAAGIPASDSAGGSNLNITALPDSIQHIVRAAYGDATGHIFLISAAIGIVGIIAALLLKPITLRTSLDLPDAATSTAVAADAIDGAPAFDQVSVDKTPDGATSRR; from the coding sequence ATGAGCGCACCCACCACAACGGCCGGCACCGAGCCGATGAACCATCGGCAGACGCTCGAGGCGCTCAGCGGCCTGCTGCTGGTGCTCTTCGTCGCGATGCTGAGCAGCACGGTCGTCTCGACCGCGCTACCGAAGATCATCGGCGCGCTCAACGGCTCGCAGAACCAGTACACCTGGGTGGTCACCGCGACCCTGCTCACCGCGACCGCGACCACCCCGATCTGGGGCAAGTTGGCAGACCTGTTCAACAAGAAGATCCTCATCCAGGTCGCCATCGTGATCTTCCTGCTGGGCTCGGTCATCGCCGGCTTCTCGCAGAGCGGCGGCCAGCTCATCGCCGCCCGAGCGTTCCAGGGCATCGGGGTCGGCGGCCTGCAGGCACTCGTCCAGGTGGCGATCGCGGCCATGATCCCGCCACGCGAGCGGGGCCGCTACAACGGCTACCTCGGCGGCGTCATGGCGGTCGCGACGGTCGGCGGCCCGCTGCTCGGCGGGCTCATCGTCGACACGTCCTGGCTCGGCTGGCGTTGGTGCTTCTTCGTCGGCGTACCCGTCGCCGTGATCGCACTGATCCTGCTCCAGGCCACCCTGCACCTGCCGACCGTGCGGCGGGAGAACGTCAAGATCGACTATCTGGGCGCCACCCTGATCGCCGCCGGCGTCAGCCTGCTGCTCATCTGGATCTCGTTCGTCGGCGGGTCGTTCGCCTGGGCCTCCTGGCAGACCGCGGCCATGGTGGGCGGCACGATCGTCCTGCTCGCTCTGGCGGTCTGGGTCGAGTCGCGAGCGGCCGAGCCGGTCGTCCCACTCGGCATCGTGCGCGAGCACACCACCGCGCTGGCCATCCTCGGCAGCCTCGCGGTCGGCATGGCCATGTTCGGCGGCGCCGTGTTCCTCGGCCAGTACTTCCAGATCGGCCGTGGTTTCAGCCCGACGGAGGCCGGCCTGCTCACCATCCCGATGATGGCCGGAGTCCTCGGGTCCTCGATCGTCGCCGGTCGGCTGATCACCCGGAGTGGGAAGATCAAGCCGTACATCGTCGCCGGTTCGATCACCCTCGTGGCCGGCTTCGCGCTGCTCGGCACCATCGACCACCAGACGTCGCTGGTCCTGGTCGGCGTCGCCATGTTCATCGTCGGCACCGGCGTCGGCATGACGATGCAGAACCTCGTCCTCGCCGTGCAGAACACGGTCGCGCTCAAGGACATCGGTGCCGCCAGCTCCAGCGTCGCGTTCTTCCGGTCACTCGGCGGCACCATCGGCGTCTCGGTTCTCGGCGCCGTCCTCGCCCGCCGGGTCGCCGACCAGATCACCCACGACCTCGCCGCCGCCGGGATCCCCGCCTCCGACAGCGCGGGCGGCAGCAACCTCAACATCACCGCGCTGCCCGACAGCATTCAGCACATCGTCCGGGCAGCGTACGGCGACGCCACCGGGCACATCTTCCTCATCTCCGCCGCCATCGGGATCGTCGGCATCATCGCCGCGCTCCTGCTCAAGCCGATCACGCTGCGGACCAGCCTCGACCTGCCGGACGCCGCCACGTCGACGGCCGTCGCCGCCGACGCGATCGACGGCGCGCCCGCCTTCGACCAGGTGTCGGTCGACAAGACGCCGGACGGAGCGACCAGCCGACGTTGA
- a CDS encoding phosphatase PAP2 family protein, which translates to MAAVRPAAPSRRTAPLRRALRELGLVAALFLLYKAARVAVAGRVSTALANGESIWHLERLLRLPNEAALQRPVLSSDLLVHLANGYYAYVHFPATALTLIWLYVRHPAHYLWTRRILAGLTGAALALHLVFPLAPPRLTALTGMVDTGRRYGPAVYGPPDTDALSNQYAAMPSLHVGWAIAVAVALIAVTRGRTRWLWLAHPSATLLVVVSTGNHYWLDGVVAAVMLAVVCFVLPLPGGDRPSYRPPPQRSPGRAHVS; encoded by the coding sequence ATGGCAGCGGTACGGCCGGCGGCTCCCAGCCGGCGAACCGCCCCACTGCGCCGCGCGCTGCGCGAACTGGGGCTCGTCGCCGCACTGTTCCTGCTCTACAAGGCGGCGCGGGTGGCGGTGGCCGGCCGGGTCTCCACCGCGCTGGCCAACGGGGAGTCGATCTGGCACCTGGAACGCCTGCTACGCCTGCCGAACGAGGCCGCCCTCCAGCGCCCCGTGCTGTCCAGCGACCTGCTGGTGCACCTGGCCAACGGCTACTACGCGTACGTGCACTTCCCTGCCACTGCGCTGACGCTGATCTGGCTCTACGTGCGACACCCCGCGCACTACCTCTGGACCCGTCGGATACTCGCCGGTCTCACCGGGGCGGCCCTGGCGCTGCACCTCGTGTTCCCACTGGCGCCGCCCCGGCTCACCGCTCTGACCGGCATGGTGGACACCGGCCGCCGGTATGGGCCCGCCGTCTACGGCCCACCCGACACGGACGCGTTGAGCAACCAGTACGCCGCCATGCCGTCCCTGCACGTCGGATGGGCGATCGCCGTCGCCGTCGCGCTCATCGCGGTGACTCGCGGACGTACACGGTGGCTGTGGCTGGCGCACCCGTCCGCCACCCTGCTGGTCGTCGTGAGCACGGGCAACCACTACTGGCTCGATGGCGTGGTCGCGGCGGTGATGCTCGCCGTCGTCTGCTTCGTGCTGCCCCTGCCCGGCGGTGACCGTCCGTCGTACCGCCCGCCGCCGCAGCGCTCGCCCGGCCGCGCTCACGTCAGCTGA
- a CDS encoding ArsR/SmtB family transcription factor, whose protein sequence is MCARFGTGAWLIPIPVSSNLPFVVTYQADDGWDALGDPTRRAIVACLAERPRAVGELAEVLPVSRPAVSQHLRVLKDAGLVTDRAAGTRRVYRLNPAGVAALRDQLDTYWNRALEGFQDIAEQPTEE, encoded by the coding sequence ATGTGCGCACGATTCGGAACGGGTGCATGGTTGATCCCAATCCCCGTAAGTAGTAACTTACCGTTCGTGGTGACTTACCAAGCAGATGACGGGTGGGACGCACTCGGAGATCCAACGAGACGCGCCATCGTCGCCTGCCTGGCCGAACGACCCCGTGCCGTCGGCGAACTCGCCGAAGTCCTGCCGGTCAGTAGACCGGCGGTTTCCCAACACCTCAGAGTGCTCAAGGACGCCGGCCTCGTTACCGACCGCGCCGCCGGCACCCGCAGGGTCTACCGACTCAACCCCGCAGGGGTCGCCGCCCTTCGAGACCAGCTCGACACGTACTGGAACCGCGCCCTCGAAGGCTTTCAGGACATCGCCGAACAACCCACCGAGGAGTAG
- a CDS encoding SRPBCC family protein: protein MTEATEVVVRRHVIVQAPIERAFTVFTERFGDFKPREHTLLDAATAETVFEPRVGGHIYDRSADGEVCRWARVLVYDPPERVVFSWDISPTWQVETDPDNTSEVEVTFIAESPDRTRVELEHRNLDRHGPGWPAVRDGVAHDEGWPLYLARYANLFTEGN, encoded by the coding sequence ATGACGGAAGCCACCGAAGTCGTCGTGCGCCGGCACGTCATCGTGCAGGCACCGATTGAGCGAGCCTTCACCGTGTTCACGGAACGGTTCGGCGACTTCAAACCGCGTGAGCACACTCTGCTCGACGCCGCGACCGCCGAGACCGTCTTCGAACCAAGAGTCGGCGGCCACATCTACGATCGCAGCGCCGACGGCGAGGTATGCCGATGGGCGCGGGTCCTGGTCTACGACCCACCGGAGCGCGTCGTGTTCAGCTGGGACATCAGCCCAACCTGGCAGGTCGAGACCGACCCCGACAACACCAGCGAAGTCGAGGTCACCTTCATCGCCGAATCCCCGGACCGCACCCGGGTCGAATTGGAGCACCGCAACCTCGACCGGCACGGCCCGGGCTGGCCCGCGGTCCGCGACGGCGTCGCCCACGACGAAGGCTGGCCCCTCTACCTGGCCCGCTACGCCAACCTGTTCACCGAGGGCAACTGA
- a CDS encoding mechanosensitive ion channel family protein, whose protein sequence is MRTALIVVAALATAAVVDLIFGLLIRRVARGRHKWLLEPLRHACRRPAAAVLLVGALYYALPAGPAGWQRSLRHVVQLVLVVLGAWLVIKALHVAEAVAFSRLPGDAVANRRIRRARTQIRPVRRLTVAVVTIVAIGLILITFRPVRLFGISVLTSAGVVGALIGLSARTALGNAFSGIQVAFADGLHVGDVLVVDGEWGRVEEVKLTNVVIRLWDERMLILPTTYFTERPFQNWTRNESRVVGKIQIHVDHTADLDDLRREARRLVESSPLWDRDQWVLQMVDSTPQTVVIQVQASAADGASAWDLRCDLREGLIRYLRDSRPQWLPRARNQYQP, encoded by the coding sequence ATGCGTACGGCGTTGATCGTAGTAGCCGCGCTGGCGACGGCGGCGGTCGTGGATCTGATTTTTGGCCTGCTCATCCGACGCGTAGCCCGTGGCCGTCACAAGTGGTTGCTGGAGCCGTTACGGCATGCCTGCCGCCGCCCGGCGGCGGCCGTCCTGCTGGTTGGGGCGCTGTACTATGCGCTGCCGGCGGGGCCGGCCGGGTGGCAGCGGAGCCTGCGGCACGTCGTCCAGCTGGTCCTGGTCGTCCTCGGGGCATGGCTAGTGATCAAGGCGTTGCACGTCGCCGAAGCGGTCGCGTTCAGCCGACTGCCGGGCGACGCGGTCGCCAATCGGCGGATCCGGCGGGCCCGGACCCAGATCCGCCCCGTGCGGCGGCTCACCGTCGCCGTGGTCACCATCGTCGCGATCGGCCTGATCCTGATCACCTTCCGGCCGGTACGCCTCTTCGGCATCTCTGTGCTGACCTCGGCGGGAGTGGTCGGCGCATTGATCGGCCTGTCCGCTCGAACCGCGCTCGGCAACGCGTTCTCCGGCATCCAGGTCGCCTTCGCCGACGGTCTGCACGTCGGCGACGTGCTGGTGGTGGACGGTGAATGGGGCCGGGTTGAGGAGGTGAAGCTGACCAACGTGGTGATCCGGCTCTGGGACGAGCGGATGCTCATCCTGCCGACCACGTACTTCACCGAGCGGCCGTTTCAGAACTGGACCCGGAACGAGTCCCGCGTGGTCGGCAAGATCCAGATCCATGTCGACCACACCGCCGACCTGGACGACCTGCGCCGGGAGGCGCGCCGGCTGGTCGAGTCCTCGCCGCTCTGGGATCGTGACCAGTGGGTGCTCCAAATGGTCGACTCCACCCCGCAGACAGTGGTCATCCAGGTGCAGGCCTCGGCCGCCGACGGTGCCAGCGCCTGGGACCTGCGCTGCGACCTGCGCGAGGGGCTGATCCGCTACCTGCGCGACAGTCGTCCCCAGTGGCTGCCCCGCGCCCGCAATCAGTATCAGCCCTAA
- a CDS encoding NADP-dependent oxidoreductase, whose protein sequence is MRALQFSKYGPASVLEVSKAPEPHAGPGQIRVAVRASGVNPADTYVRAGRFQDWIPLRLPHVPGVDAAGVVDEVGEGVTTAQVGDEVFGITDYAQMGGANAEYAVLAAWAPKPAALTWEQAGGAAGNIETATRVLDRLGVKDGTTLLIEGAAGGVGTTAIQLAVARGAAVIGTASDRNHEFVASLGAIPTTYGPSLAERVRTLVPGGVDVVLDCAGSGSLPDLVGLVASPDRVVSIADINAATYGVHLSRGSGPGADTPALEGIAAVGELAERSRFTVPVAAVFSLKEAAAAHELSESRHARGKIVLKP, encoded by the coding sequence ATGAGGGCTTTGCAATTTTCCAAGTACGGTCCCGCCAGTGTCCTTGAGGTCTCGAAGGCACCGGAACCCCACGCCGGACCCGGCCAGATACGGGTGGCGGTTCGGGCCTCAGGCGTCAATCCGGCCGACACGTACGTCCGCGCCGGTCGATTCCAGGACTGGATTCCACTCCGTCTGCCGCACGTGCCCGGTGTCGACGCCGCCGGCGTGGTGGATGAGGTCGGTGAGGGGGTGACCACGGCTCAGGTAGGCGATGAGGTTTTCGGGATCACGGACTACGCCCAGATGGGCGGAGCGAACGCCGAATACGCCGTCTTGGCCGCGTGGGCACCGAAGCCGGCCGCCCTGACCTGGGAGCAGGCCGGCGGCGCGGCGGGCAACATCGAGACGGCCACCCGAGTGCTCGACCGGCTGGGCGTCAAGGACGGCACCACGCTGTTGATCGAGGGCGCGGCCGGCGGGGTCGGTACGACCGCGATCCAGCTCGCGGTCGCCCGTGGCGCGGCCGTCATCGGCACGGCCAGCGATCGCAACCATGAGTTCGTCGCCTCGCTCGGGGCGATCCCGACCACCTACGGGCCCAGCCTGGCCGAGCGGGTCCGCACTCTGGTGCCCGGCGGGGTGGATGTCGTACTCGACTGTGCCGGCTCTGGTTCTCTCCCCGACCTGGTCGGCCTGGTCGCGAGCCCGGACAGGGTGGTGAGCATCGCCGACATCAACGCCGCGACCTACGGCGTGCACCTATCGCGCGGCTCTGGCCCCGGCGCGGACACACCGGCTCTCGAAGGAATCGCCGCCGTCGGCGAACTCGCCGAGCGGAGTCGTTTCACAGTGCCGGTCGCTGCCGTGTTCTCTCTGAAAGAGGCGGCCGCCGCTCACGAGTTGAGTGAGTCCCGCCACGCGCGAGGCAAGATCGTGCTGAAGCCGTAG
- a CDS encoding TetR/AcrR family transcriptional regulator gives MTDRLPHALRSDALDNRERILDAARAVFAVDGLDVPMREVARRAGVAPATLYRRFPTKEMLVTEAFAEQMYACRAVVDEGLADLDPWHGFCLVIEKMCELHARDRGFTAALISTFPNAVDFDARRAYALKAIDELARRAKEAGRLRPDFVLDDVILVLMANSGIHTTSPTTQVTASRRFAALAISAFQASPDVSPLPPVARLAPPASVSGRSQVG, from the coding sequence GTGACCGATCGTTTGCCTCACGCTCTTCGCTCCGACGCCCTGGACAACCGCGAGCGCATCCTCGATGCCGCCCGCGCGGTCTTCGCCGTTGACGGTCTGGACGTGCCGATGCGGGAGGTCGCCCGGAGGGCCGGGGTCGCACCCGCCACCCTGTACCGCCGATTTCCGACCAAGGAGATGCTGGTCACCGAGGCATTCGCAGAACAGATGTACGCGTGTCGCGCCGTTGTCGACGAGGGCCTTGCCGATCTGGATCCATGGCACGGTTTCTGTCTCGTGATCGAGAAAATGTGTGAACTGCACGCGCGCGACCGAGGCTTTACCGCAGCTCTCATTTCGACCTTTCCCAATGCAGTAGATTTCGACGCGCGCCGTGCTTACGCGCTCAAAGCGATCGACGAACTTGCCCGCCGCGCCAAGGAAGCGGGCCGCCTGCGCCCCGACTTTGTCCTGGACGACGTCATCCTCGTGCTCATGGCCAACAGCGGTATCCACACGACCTCGCCGACTACCCAGGTCACCGCCTCCCGGCGCTTCGCCGCTCTCGCCATCTCGGCATTCCAAGCCTCCCCGGATGTCTCGCCGCTCCCGCCCGTGGCGCGGTTGGCACCCCCGGCATCGGTATCCGGACGCAGCCAAGTGGGCTAG